The Petropleomorpha daqingensis genome includes a window with the following:
- a CDS encoding acyl-CoA dehydrogenase family protein translates to MPTLSPEEELVLSTVRRFVDDEVRPVARELEHANEYPERLIDRMKELGVFGLAIPEPWGEAPVSMPCYALVTAELARGWMSLAGAMGGHTVVAKLLLAFGTDEQKDRYLPRMATGEVRATMALTEPGGGSDLQAMTTVARRQDGGYVVDGAKTWITNSRRSQLIALLCKTDPAADPPHTGISILLVEHGPGLTVSRDLPKLGYKGVESCELAFDGYRAPADALLGGVEGKGFAQMMKGLETGRLQVAARAVGVGQAAFDDAFRYAQERESFGKPIWQHQAIGTYLADMATRLTAAKQLVLHAAETLESGRRSDLEAGMAKLFASETAMSIALDAVRIHGGYGYSTEFDVERYFRDAPLMIVGEGTNEIQRDVITRQLIQRGGLR, encoded by the coding sequence ATGCCGACGCTCTCGCCCGAAGAAGAGCTGGTCCTGTCCACCGTGCGCCGCTTCGTGGACGACGAGGTGCGCCCGGTCGCCCGCGAGCTGGAGCACGCGAACGAATACCCGGAGCGGCTCATCGACCGGATGAAGGAACTCGGCGTCTTCGGCCTGGCCATCCCCGAGCCGTGGGGCGAGGCGCCGGTGTCGATGCCCTGCTACGCCCTGGTCACCGCCGAGCTCGCGCGCGGGTGGATGTCGCTGGCCGGCGCGATGGGCGGGCACACCGTCGTCGCCAAGTTGCTGCTGGCCTTCGGCACCGACGAGCAGAAGGACCGCTACCTGCCCCGGATGGCCACCGGCGAGGTGCGGGCGACGATGGCGCTCACCGAGCCCGGCGGCGGCTCCGACCTGCAGGCGATGACGACCGTCGCCCGGCGACAGGACGGCGGCTACGTCGTCGACGGCGCGAAGACCTGGATCACCAACTCCCGCCGCTCGCAGCTGATCGCGCTGCTGTGCAAGACCGACCCGGCCGCCGATCCGCCGCACACCGGGATCAGCATCCTGCTGGTCGAGCACGGCCCCGGGCTGACCGTCTCCCGCGACCTGCCCAAGCTCGGCTACAAGGGGGTGGAGAGCTGCGAGCTGGCCTTCGACGGCTACCGGGCACCGGCCGACGCGCTGCTCGGCGGGGTGGAAGGCAAGGGCTTCGCGCAGATGATGAAGGGCCTGGAGACCGGCCGGCTGCAGGTCGCCGCCCGCGCCGTCGGCGTCGGCCAGGCCGCCTTCGACGACGCGTTCCGCTACGCCCAGGAGCGGGAGAGCTTCGGCAAGCCGATCTGGCAGCACCAGGCGATCGGCACCTACCTCGCCGACATGGCCACCCGGCTGACGGCGGCCAAGCAGCTCGTGCTGCACGCGGCGGAGACCCTCGAGAGCGGCCGGCGCAGCGACCTCGAGGCCGGCATGGCCAAGCTGTTCGCCTCCGAGACGGCGATGTCGATCGCGCTGGACGCCGTCCGCATCCACGGTGGCTACGGGTACTCCACCGAGTTCGACGTCGAGCGCTACTTCCGCGACGCCCCGCTGATGATCGTCGGCGAGGGCACCAACGAGATCCAGCGCGACGTCATCACCCGGCAGCTGATCCAGCGCGGGGGCCTGCGGTGA
- a CDS encoding FAS1-like dehydratase domain-containing protein, translating into MTLADAVADWHPAPVERTDRIAPWPVAAFAALLDSPAPEELPPLWHWFSFLEAPAQSALAEDGHPADGHFLPPIPDRRRMIAGGRAQFSAPLRIGSDVVRRSRVAAVRPTSGRSGEMVFVTVRHRFECDGELAVVEEQDVVYRSQPAGSPRTTTAEAADQPETGGDWRLQLDPDARMLFRFSALTYNTHRIHYDQQYVTAVEGYPGLVVHGPLLALLLLELPRRSAPDRAVAGFEYRLRRPCFAGRPVVADGVPDDDGARLSAGNPGAPAAVTGRIRWGPNANS; encoded by the coding sequence GTGACCCTCGCGGACGCGGTCGCCGACTGGCACCCGGCGCCGGTCGAGCGCACCGACCGGATCGCCCCTTGGCCGGTCGCCGCCTTCGCCGCCCTGCTCGACTCCCCCGCGCCCGAGGAGCTGCCGCCGCTGTGGCACTGGTTCTCCTTCCTCGAGGCGCCGGCCCAGTCGGCGCTCGCCGAGGACGGGCACCCGGCCGACGGGCACTTCCTGCCGCCGATCCCCGACCGGCGCCGCATGATCGCCGGCGGCCGGGCCCAGTTCTCCGCCCCGCTGCGGATCGGCTCCGACGTCGTCCGGCGCTCCCGGGTGGCCGCCGTCCGGCCGACCAGCGGGCGCTCCGGCGAGATGGTGTTCGTGACCGTGCGGCACCGGTTCGAGTGCGACGGCGAGCTCGCCGTCGTCGAGGAGCAGGACGTCGTCTACCGCAGCCAGCCCGCCGGCTCCCCGAGGACGACGACAGCGGAAGCCGCGGACCAGCCCGAAACGGGAGGCGACTGGCGGCTGCAGCTGGACCCCGACGCCCGCATGCTGTTCCGGTTCAGCGCGCTGACCTACAACACCCACCGGATCCACTACGACCAGCAGTACGTCACGGCCGTCGAGGGCTACCCCGGCCTGGTCGTGCACGGCCCGCTGCTCGCGCTGCTGCTGCTCGAGCTGCCCCGCCGGTCCGCCCCCGATCGCGCCGTCGCCGGCTTCGAGTACCGGCTGCGGCGGCCCTGCTTCGCCGGCCGGCCGGTGGTCGCCGACGGCGTCCCGGACGACGACGGCGCGCGCCTGTCTGCCGGCAACCCGGGCGCGCCCGCGGCGGTCACCGGCCGGATCCGCTGGGGCCCGAACGCCAACTCATAG
- a CDS encoding DUF1707 SHOCT-like domain-containing protein — protein sequence MTAPTEPEAPPADAPRRLRASDAQREAVVHQLHGAVGLGLLTVEEGHERTATAYAARYVDELHPLTHDLPDPAPEAPGWRAVASSASLQARTSLLGAPSWSAARRRRRRVVLVVGVLVALLLVAAVVAAAIAGSGDYGYGPGYYHHWHD from the coding sequence ATGACCGCACCGACCGAGCCCGAGGCGCCGCCGGCCGACGCACCCCGCCGGCTACGCGCCTCCGACGCCCAGCGCGAGGCGGTCGTGCACCAGCTGCACGGGGCCGTCGGTCTCGGGCTGCTCACCGTCGAGGAGGGCCACGAGCGGACCGCCACCGCCTACGCCGCCCGGTACGTCGACGAGCTCCACCCGCTCACCCACGACCTGCCCGACCCGGCCCCGGAGGCACCCGGCTGGCGGGCGGTGGCCTCCAGCGCGTCGCTGCAGGCGCGCACCTCGCTCCTGGGCGCACCGTCGTGGTCGGCCGCCCGCCGCCGGCGCCGCCGCGTGGTGCTGGTCGTCGGCGTCCTGGTCGCCCTGCTGCTGGTGGCCGCGGTCGTCGCCGCCGCGATCGCCGGCAGCGGGGACTACGGCTACGGCCCTGGCTACTACCACCACTGGCACGACTGA
- a CDS encoding alkaline phosphatase family protein, with amino-acid sequence MIRGRVVAAAALLLAAACAPTTHSGSAASSGSTTAPGEVPTPDHVLVVVFENKDAASVVGAPEAPYLTSLAAAGATFTDAHGVTHPSQPNYVALFAGSPLGVVDDSCPHSFEASNLAGQLLAAGRTFVGYSEDLPAAGDTSCRAGRYARKHNPWVDFPALPPEVNQPAGALPADFADLPTVAFLVPNLCNDMHDCGVPAGDAWAKAHLPAYVGWARTHDSLLVVTFDEDEGSRDNLIPTFMVGPMVKPGSTPQRIDHYSVLRTLEDMYGLPPLGEAASRQPISGIWTAG; translated from the coding sequence GTGATCCGCGGACGGGTCGTCGCGGCGGCCGCGCTGCTGCTGGCCGCCGCGTGCGCGCCGACGACGCACTCCGGCTCCGCGGCGTCGTCCGGGTCGACGACGGCGCCCGGCGAGGTGCCCACGCCCGACCACGTCCTCGTCGTCGTGTTCGAGAACAAGGACGCCGCCTCGGTCGTCGGCGCGCCGGAGGCGCCGTACCTGACCTCGCTGGCCGCGGCGGGCGCCACGTTCACCGACGCGCACGGCGTCACCCACCCGAGCCAGCCGAACTACGTGGCGCTGTTCGCGGGCTCCCCCCTGGGGGTCGTCGACGACTCCTGCCCGCACTCGTTCGAAGCCTCCAACCTGGCCGGTCAGCTGCTCGCCGCGGGGCGGACCTTCGTCGGCTACTCCGAGGACCTACCCGCTGCCGGGGACACCTCCTGCCGGGCCGGCCGCTACGCGCGCAAGCACAACCCGTGGGTCGACTTCCCGGCGCTGCCCCCCGAGGTCAACCAGCCCGCCGGCGCACTGCCCGCAGACTTCGCCGACCTGCCCACCGTCGCCTTCCTCGTGCCGAACCTGTGCAACGACATGCACGACTGCGGCGTGCCGGCAGGGGACGCCTGGGCGAAGGCGCACCTGCCGGCCTACGTCGGCTGGGCCCGGACGCACGACAGCCTGCTGGTCGTGACCTTCGACGAGGACGAGGGGTCACGGGACAACCTGATCCCGACGTTCATGGTCGGACCGATGGTGAAGCCGGGGTCGACTCCGCAACGGATCGACCACTACTCGGTGCTGCGCACCCTCGAGGACATGTACGGCCTGCCGCCCCTCGGCGAGGCGGCGTCGCGGCAGCCGATCAGCGGGATCTGGACGGCGGGCTGA
- a CDS encoding glycoside hydrolase family 13 protein has product MTPAPWWTSAVVYQIYPRSFQDSDGDGVGDLGGILQRLDHLSDLGVDVVWLSPVYPSPQADNGYDISDYQDVDPLFGTLEQLDELIAALHSRGMKLVLDLVVNHTSDEHPWFVESRSSPSSAKRDWYWWRPPRDGGAPTNWASFFSGPVWELDEASGEYYLHLFEKKQPDLNWENPQVRQAVYAMMRWWLDRGVDGFRMDVINMISKDVGPDGALHDGPPIPGTLLGDGSASYLCGPRIHEFLQEMHREVFAGRDAALLTVGEMPGVTLEEAQLFTDPARGEVDMVFQFEHVGLDHGATKWDLRPLRWRDLKASFGRWQAGLAKVGWNSLYWDNHDQPRAVSRYGDDSPEHRRASATCLATLLHLHRGTPYVYQGEELGMANYPFAGIEDFQDVESLNQYAAAVAGGADPGVVLRGLRKMSRDNARTPVQWDGSPTAGFTTGTPWLPVNPDHVEWNAARQRDDDTSVLAHYRRLIALRHQLPVVALGDFTMLLPEVDDVYAFTRSLDGETLLVVCNVSSRPCAVGELLPDAVGAELLLGNLKVEDPTVLAPWEARVLRL; this is encoded by the coding sequence GTGACCCCGGCACCGTGGTGGACCAGCGCCGTCGTCTACCAGATCTACCCCCGCTCGTTCCAGGACTCCGACGGCGACGGCGTCGGGGACCTCGGCGGGATCCTCCAACGGCTTGACCACCTGAGCGACCTCGGCGTCGACGTCGTCTGGCTGTCGCCGGTCTACCCGTCACCGCAGGCCGACAACGGCTACGACATCTCCGACTACCAGGACGTCGACCCGCTGTTCGGCACGCTGGAGCAGCTCGACGAGCTGATCGCCGCCCTGCACTCCCGCGGGATGAAGCTGGTCCTCGACCTGGTGGTCAACCACACCAGCGACGAGCACCCGTGGTTCGTCGAGTCGCGATCGTCGCCGTCGTCGGCGAAGCGCGACTGGTACTGGTGGCGCCCGCCGCGCGACGGCGGGGCGCCGACCAACTGGGCGTCGTTCTTCTCCGGCCCGGTCTGGGAGCTCGACGAGGCCAGCGGCGAGTACTACCTGCACCTGTTCGAGAAGAAGCAGCCCGACCTCAACTGGGAGAACCCGCAGGTCCGCCAGGCCGTCTACGCGATGATGCGGTGGTGGCTCGACCGCGGGGTCGACGGCTTCCGCATGGACGTCATCAACATGATCTCCAAGGACGTCGGTCCCGACGGCGCGCTGCACGACGGGCCGCCGATCCCCGGCACGCTGCTGGGGGACGGGTCGGCGTCCTACCTGTGCGGGCCGCGCATCCACGAGTTCCTGCAGGAGATGCACCGCGAGGTCTTCGCCGGCCGCGACGCCGCGCTGCTCACGGTGGGGGAGATGCCGGGGGTGACGCTGGAGGAGGCCCAGCTGTTCACCGACCCGGCGCGCGGCGAGGTCGACATGGTGTTCCAGTTCGAGCACGTCGGCCTCGACCACGGCGCCACCAAGTGGGACCTGCGGCCGCTGCGCTGGCGGGACCTCAAGGCGTCGTTCGGGCGCTGGCAGGCAGGCCTGGCGAAGGTCGGCTGGAACTCCCTCTACTGGGACAACCACGACCAGCCGCGCGCGGTCTCGCGCTACGGCGACGACTCACCGGAGCACCGCCGCGCGTCGGCGACCTGCCTGGCCACGCTGCTGCACCTGCACCGCGGGACGCCCTACGTCTACCAGGGCGAGGAGCTCGGGATGGCGAACTACCCGTTCGCCGGGATCGAGGACTTCCAGGACGTCGAGTCGCTGAACCAGTACGCGGCGGCGGTGGCCGGGGGAGCGGATCCAGGAGTCGTGCTCCGTGGCCTGAGGAAGATGAGCCGGGACAACGCGCGCACGCCGGTGCAGTGGGACGGCTCGCCGACCGCCGGCTTCACCACCGGGACGCCGTGGCTGCCGGTCAACCCCGACCACGTCGAGTGGAACGCCGCCCGGCAGCGGGACGACGACACCTCCGTGCTGGCGCACTACCGGCGGCTGATCGCCCTGCGCCACCAGCTGCCGGTCGTGGCGCTCGGCGACTTCACGATGCTGCTGCCCGAGGTCGACGACGTCTACGCGTTCACCCGCTCGCTGGACGGCGAGACGCTGCTCGTCGTCTGCAACGTCAGCAGCCGCCCGTGCGCCGTCGGCGAGCTGCTGCCCGACGCGGTCGGCGCGGAGCTCCTGCTGGGCAACCTGAAGGTGGAGGACCCCACCGTCCTCGCGCCGTGGGAGGCGCGGGTCCTGCGGCTGTGA
- a CDS encoding DedA family protein — translation MTHLVDRILGLPGWLVLVVAGLVVLAEDALFVGFVLPGETVALLAGAAAKVGHASLAGVLVVVVVAAVVGDTIGYEVGRHLGTRVLRVRFLDRRRERLDAARDFLARRGGSAVFLGRWIAFFRAVMPFLAGTSRMRYPKFLAWNALGGLAWGATVVLVGYAAGASYARVEKSFGRGAAIAAVAVVVIGVVVWRVRRHRARLGE, via the coding sequence GTGACGCACCTCGTCGACCGGATCCTGGGCCTGCCCGGCTGGCTGGTGCTGGTGGTCGCCGGGCTGGTCGTGCTGGCCGAGGACGCGCTGTTCGTCGGCTTCGTGCTCCCCGGGGAGACGGTGGCGCTGCTCGCCGGCGCCGCCGCGAAGGTCGGGCACGCCTCGCTGGCCGGGGTGCTCGTCGTCGTGGTCGTCGCGGCGGTCGTCGGTGACACCATCGGCTACGAGGTGGGCCGGCACCTCGGGACGCGGGTGCTGCGGGTGCGGTTCCTCGACCGGCGCCGGGAGCGGCTGGACGCTGCCCGCGACTTCCTCGCCCGTCGCGGCGGCAGCGCCGTCTTCCTCGGCCGCTGGATCGCCTTCTTCCGCGCGGTCATGCCGTTCCTGGCCGGCACCTCCCGCATGCGGTATCCGAAGTTCCTGGCCTGGAACGCGCTCGGCGGCCTGGCCTGGGGCGCCACCGTGGTGCTGGTCGGCTACGCGGCCGGCGCCTCGTACGCGCGGGTGGAGAAGTCCTTCGGCCGTGGCGCCGCGATCGCCGCGGTGGCCGTCGTGGTGATCGGCGTCGTCGTCTGGCGGGTGCGCAGGCACCGGGCGAGGCTGGGGGAGTGA
- a CDS encoding transglycosylase SLT domain-containing protein has product MNLRTTFSGRRLRGSHARRRPALPSRRPALFLGVAAAGALAVNVLVGADPAAQADSGTPQSVSVAHQLGLTARSAPATSDLRPLEELSASRSTRDQQQAAAQQQQQAAVQAELDRQKAEAEAAAQAAAAQAAAQQAAAQQAAAAAAPSGSFQDYALKKLGGDQSQFSCLESLWGKESGWNPNAQNPSSTAYGIPQLLNSTWASTGIAKTSDGYRQIDAGLIYIDNRYGSPCGAWSHSKSTGWY; this is encoded by the coding sequence ATGAACCTCCGCACGACCTTCTCCGGCCGCCGTCTCCGTGGCTCCCACGCCCGCCGCCGCCCGGCCCTGCCCAGCCGTCGTCCCGCGCTCTTCCTGGGCGTGGCCGCCGCCGGCGCGCTCGCCGTCAACGTCCTCGTCGGTGCCGACCCGGCCGCGCAGGCCGACAGCGGTACCCCGCAGTCGGTCAGCGTCGCGCACCAGCTGGGTCTGACCGCCCGCTCGGCGCCGGCCACCTCCGACCTCCGGCCGCTCGAGGAGCTCTCCGCAAGCCGGAGCACCCGCGACCAGCAGCAGGCCGCCGCCCAGCAGCAGCAGCAGGCCGCCGTCCAGGCCGAGCTGGACCGGCAGAAGGCCGAGGCCGAGGCGGCCGCCCAGGCCGCCGCCGCGCAGGCTGCTGCCCAGCAGGCGGCTGCGCAGCAGGCCGCCGCGGCCGCGGCGCCCTCGGGTTCCTTCCAGGACTACGCGCTGAAGAAGCTGGGCGGCGACCAGTCCCAGTTCTCCTGCCTCGAGAGCCTGTGGGGCAAGGAGAGCGGGTGGAACCCCAACGCGCAGAACCCGTCGAGCACGGCCTACGGCATCCCGCAGCTGCTCAACTCGACCTGGGCGAGCACCGGGATCGCCAAGACCTCCGACGGCTACCGCCAGATCGACGCCGGGCTGATCTACATCGACAACCGCTACGGCTCGCCGTGCGGCGCCTGGAGCCACTCGAAGTCCACGGGTTGGTACTGA
- a CDS encoding class I SAM-dependent methyltransferase has translation MTSPVPASFVRAHTRPAHPSLVPEVTLLVADDVVALWEAMEEERGRQADAPPFWAAAWPGGQVLARYVLDTPAAVAGRRVLDLGSGSGLVAIAAAMAGAAEVVASEIDEFGTTAIPLNAALNGAEGIRVVGDLLAGPPPSVDVVLAGDICYDREMTERVLPFLDRARAAGTDVLVGDPGRMYLPVDRLTAVAAHDVPETEGPGLRRSTVWRLR, from the coding sequence GTGACCAGCCCCGTTCCGGCCTCCTTCGTCCGCGCTCACACCCGGCCGGCGCACCCCTCGCTGGTGCCCGAGGTGACCCTGCTGGTCGCGGACGACGTCGTGGCCCTGTGGGAGGCGATGGAGGAGGAGCGGGGACGGCAAGCGGATGCGCCGCCGTTCTGGGCGGCCGCCTGGCCGGGCGGGCAGGTGCTGGCCCGGTACGTCCTCGACACCCCGGCCGCGGTGGCCGGCCGGCGAGTGCTCGACCTCGGGTCCGGCAGCGGGCTGGTCGCCATCGCCGCGGCCATGGCCGGCGCGGCCGAGGTGGTGGCCAGCGAGATCGACGAGTTCGGGACGACGGCGATCCCGCTCAACGCCGCGCTCAACGGCGCCGAGGGGATCCGGGTGGTCGGCGACCTGCTGGCCGGACCGCCACCGTCCGTCGACGTCGTCCTGGCCGGCGACATCTGCTACGACCGCGAGATGACCGAGCGGGTCCTGCCCTTCCTCGACCGGGCCCGCGCCGCCGGGACCGACGTGCTCGTCGGCGACCCCGGACGGATGTACCTGCCGGTCGACCGGCTGACGGCGGTCGCGGCGCACGACGTCCCGGAGACCGAGGGGCCGGGGCTGCGCCGCTCGACCGTGTGGCGCCTGAGGTGA
- a CDS encoding MFS transporter produces MTTTSDAPRTADAPQSGAASRLWNRQLPHYPNTGPRSVFLGITVLATIVLYYELYIAGAVATQIIAEFNMSFTFFVMVSVIGNLVGAFASLFAGLADRWGRANLVVYGLLLTGLIIAFGLPNAPNKTVYTVLFAILSFVEGIVLVATPALIRDFSPQVGRGAAMGFWTLGPVLGSLVVTTVSSNTLDSHPDWRFQFYVCGIAGLVVFVVACFGLRELSPALRDQLMVSMRDRALIEARAKGLDPERALKGHWRQMLRFDIIGSAFAISVFLLLYYALVGFIVVFFATTHGYSEQKANGLANWYWGFNALGLVVFGLLSDKLRVRKPFMILGTLISLVGGILFATASTDTSYYSFALYFVLSSVGGGMAYVAWMASFTETVEKHNPAATATGLAIWGWLLRLVVCVSLIVLTFVVPATSILVDQGPKVATLAEQYKSELATLAKLDPATQKALAANPDDPATQAQALSDISGVPVADVASIAKISPATQAALAANPADQQAQAQAVSEVAGVPVTDVVKAATLSQQYAEQLKTAAAIDQATLLALAANPADTAAATKAVGEISQALGVDPATAQQRLLALAAVPQADVTFLLTTGQQVQAAADTLTTNGPKVAAAGAELIAVGKVPAEDLQFLSDNGAKVQQAQKDNPGQWQTWWWVCVAGQIVFLPFVFVMSGRWSPRKAREDEREHEEMVQRELAALGAGARGEATPSEA; encoded by the coding sequence GTGACCACGACCTCCGACGCGCCGCGCACCGCGGACGCGCCACAGAGCGGCGCTGCCAGCCGGCTCTGGAACCGGCAGCTGCCGCACTACCCGAACACGGGCCCCCGGTCGGTGTTCTTGGGCATCACCGTCCTGGCGACCATCGTCCTGTACTACGAGCTGTACATCGCCGGTGCGGTCGCCACCCAGATCATCGCCGAGTTCAACATGTCCTTCACCTTCTTCGTGATGGTGTCGGTCATCGGCAACCTGGTCGGCGCGTTCGCCTCGCTGTTCGCCGGTCTCGCCGACCGGTGGGGTCGCGCCAACCTGGTGGTCTACGGCCTGCTGCTCACCGGGCTGATCATCGCCTTCGGCCTGCCGAACGCCCCGAACAAGACCGTCTACACGGTCCTGTTCGCGATCCTGAGCTTCGTCGAAGGCATCGTCCTGGTCGCCACCCCGGCGCTCATCCGCGACTTCTCCCCGCAGGTGGGCCGCGGCGCGGCGATGGGCTTCTGGACGCTCGGTCCGGTGCTCGGCAGCCTCGTCGTCACCACGGTGTCCAGCAACACCCTCGACAGCCACCCCGACTGGCGCTTCCAGTTCTACGTCTGCGGCATCGCCGGCCTCGTCGTCTTCGTCGTCGCGTGCTTCGGCCTGCGGGAGCTCTCGCCGGCCCTGCGCGACCAGCTGATGGTGAGCATGCGCGACCGCGCGCTGATCGAGGCCCGGGCCAAGGGCCTCGACCCGGAGCGGGCGCTCAAGGGCCACTGGCGGCAGATGCTGCGCTTCGACATCATCGGCTCGGCGTTCGCGATCAGCGTCTTCCTGCTCCTGTACTACGCGCTCGTCGGGTTCATCGTCGTCTTCTTCGCGACCACCCACGGCTACTCCGAGCAGAAGGCCAACGGCCTGGCCAACTGGTACTGGGGTTTCAACGCGCTCGGCCTGGTCGTGTTCGGTCTGCTGTCGGACAAGCTGCGCGTGCGCAAGCCGTTCATGATCCTCGGGACGCTGATCAGCCTGGTCGGCGGCATCCTGTTCGCGACCGCGTCGACCGACACGAGCTACTACAGCTTCGCGCTGTACTTCGTGCTCAGCTCCGTCGGCGGCGGCATGGCCTACGTCGCGTGGATGGCCTCCTTCACCGAGACCGTCGAGAAGCACAACCCGGCGGCGACCGCGACCGGCCTGGCCATCTGGGGCTGGCTGCTGCGCCTGGTCGTCTGCGTCTCGCTGATCGTGCTGACCTTCGTGGTGCCGGCGACCTCGATCCTGGTCGACCAGGGTCCGAAGGTGGCGACCCTCGCGGAGCAGTACAAGTCCGAGCTGGCGACGCTGGCCAAGCTCGACCCGGCCACGCAGAAGGCCCTCGCCGCCAACCCGGACGACCCGGCGACCCAGGCCCAGGCGCTCAGCGACATCTCCGGCGTGCCGGTGGCCGACGTCGCGTCGATCGCCAAGATCTCCCCTGCGACGCAGGCTGCACTGGCCGCCAACCCGGCCGACCAGCAGGCGCAGGCGCAGGCGGTCAGCGAGGTCGCCGGCGTCCCGGTCACGGACGTGGTCAAGGCCGCGACGCTGAGCCAGCAGTACGCCGAGCAGCTCAAGACCGCAGCGGCGATCGACCAGGCCACCCTGCTGGCCCTGGCCGCCAACCCGGCCGACACCGCGGCCGCCACCAAGGCGGTCGGTGAGATCTCCCAGGCCCTGGGGGTCGACCCGGCCACCGCGCAGCAGCGGCTGCTGGCCCTGGCCGCCGTCCCGCAGGCGGACGTCACGTTCCTCCTGACGACCGGTCAGCAGGTCCAGGCCGCGGCGGACACGCTGACCACCAACGGGCCGAAGGTCGCCGCCGCCGGTGCCGAGCTGATCGCCGTCGGCAAGGTGCCGGCCGAGGACCTGCAGTTCCTCTCCGACAACGGGGCGAAGGTCCAGCAGGCGCAGAAGGACAACCCGGGCCAGTGGCAGACGTGGTGGTGGGTCTGCGTCGCCGGCCAGATCGTCTTCCTGCCGTTCGTGTTCGTCATGTCCGGCCGGTGGAGCCCGCGCAAGGCTCGTGAGGACGAGCGGGAGCACGAGGAGATGGTGCAGCGCGAGCTGGCCGCTCTGGGTGCAGGTGCCCGTGGGGAGGCCACCCCGAGCGAGGCGTAG
- a CDS encoding SDR family NAD(P)-dependent oxidoreductase, with product MEAYDFAGGTAAVTGAASGIGEALAHALAARGSDLVLVDRDAVRLEAVAESVRRSGRKVATYVVDLADDAAAQAIGATLAAEHPEITLLVNNAGVALGGRFDQVTLEEFDWVLAINFRAVVRLTHALLPVLTAHPGAHLVNVSSIFGILAPPGQAAYAASKFAVRGFSEALRAELAADGVGVTVVHPGGIRTRIAESARMGSGVDPEEIARGKEQFAKLLRIPPEKAAALIVAAVEKRRPRLLIGASAKIPDILVRLFPGGYSKPLSRRR from the coding sequence ATGGAGGCCTACGACTTCGCCGGCGGGACCGCCGCGGTCACCGGCGCGGCGAGCGGCATCGGCGAGGCGCTGGCGCACGCCCTGGCCGCGCGGGGCAGCGACCTGGTCCTGGTCGACCGCGACGCGGTCCGGCTCGAAGCGGTGGCCGAGTCCGTCCGCCGCTCCGGGCGGAAGGTCGCGACCTACGTCGTCGACCTCGCCGACGACGCGGCGGCGCAGGCGATCGGCGCGACGCTCGCCGCCGAGCACCCGGAGATCACGCTGCTGGTCAACAACGCCGGCGTGGCGCTCGGCGGGCGGTTCGACCAGGTGACCCTCGAGGAGTTCGACTGGGTCCTGGCGATCAACTTCCGCGCCGTCGTCCGGCTGACGCACGCGCTGCTGCCGGTGCTCACGGCGCACCCCGGCGCGCACCTGGTCAACGTGTCGAGCATCTTCGGCATCCTCGCCCCGCCCGGGCAGGCGGCGTACGCAGCGAGCAAGTTCGCCGTCCGCGGCTTCTCCGAGGCGCTGCGCGCGGAACTGGCCGCCGACGGCGTCGGGGTCACCGTCGTCCACCCCGGCGGCATCCGCACCCGGATCGCCGAGTCGGCGCGGATGGGCTCCGGCGTCGACCCCGAGGAGATCGCCCGCGGCAAGGAGCAGTTCGCCAAGCTGCTGCGCATCCCGCCGGAGAAGGCGGCCGCGCTGATCGTCGCGGCGGTCGAGAAGCGTCGTCCGCGGCTGCTCATCGGCGCGAGCGCGAAGATCCCCGACATCCTCGTGCGGCTCTTCCCGGGCGGCTACTCCAAACCCCTGTCCCGCCGCCGCTGA